One window from the genome of Streptomyces sp. NBC_00708 encodes:
- a CDS encoding helix-turn-helix domain-containing protein, translating into MDSGNRMGDLDITDPQAMRALAHPVRLAILERLGRDGPATATELAPDVGATPSVTSWHLRHLATFGLVRDSAPGPDRRSRRWEAVARGFRFEAPQDPADGEGHSAARELSRQMFLRTAGLPARWAAEVEPGLDPEWRAAAGLAHTRITVSAGELAAIEDAIEQVLAPYVTRDAADRPEGSRGVALLRYALPEGGTEGGPES; encoded by the coding sequence ATGGACTCCGGCAACCGCATGGGCGACCTCGACATCACCGACCCGCAGGCGATGCGGGCCCTGGCGCACCCCGTGCGCCTGGCGATCCTCGAACGGCTGGGCCGGGACGGACCGGCGACCGCCACCGAGCTGGCGCCGGACGTCGGGGCGACCCCCTCGGTGACCAGCTGGCACCTGCGCCACCTCGCGACGTTCGGCCTGGTCCGGGACAGCGCGCCCGGCCCCGACCGCCGCAGCCGCCGCTGGGAGGCGGTGGCGCGTGGCTTCCGCTTCGAGGCGCCGCAGGACCCGGCGGACGGCGAGGGCCACTCGGCCGCGCGGGAGCTGTCGCGCCAGATGTTCCTGCGCACCGCCGGCCTCCCGGCCCGCTGGGCCGCCGAGGTCGAGCCCGGCCTCGACCCGGAGTGGCGTGCGGCGGCCGGTCTGGCCCACACCCGCATCACGGTGAGCGCCGGCGAACTCGCCGCGATCGAGGACGCGATCGAGCAGGTGCTCGCCCCGTACGTCACCCGCGACGCGGCGGACCGCCCCGAGGGAAGCCGGGGCGTGGCACTGCTGCGGTACGCGCTGCCGGAGGGCGGGACCGAAGGGGGTCCGGAGTCGTGA